A window of Endomicrobiales bacterium contains these coding sequences:
- the thiH gene encoding 2-iminoacetate synthase ThiH yields MTQITANEFIKNNSNLDFERLFTTTTINQLNGVLFLEHISLSHLPILLSKIALENIELLARKAHNITLRDFGKVVFLYAPLYAANFCENECLYCGFKASNKIVRRKLDASEFKEEAIALSAKGIRDVLLLSGESRVKTPPEYLVECVNTLKKYFSSISIEVYPLQELEYAQLINAGVDGLAIYQETYDEVVYEKMHKAGPKRDFLYRLNAPERACMAGIRSVSMGALLGLSNPKKDVFMLAAHILYLQSKFPWVDFSFSLPRIRPQSGGYQPDHIVSDKLFTQLLLALRIMFPRVGINMSTRENAQLRKNLIGLGVTRMSAGSKTEVGGYASCGKSEGQFEISDESSIEAVCSTITECGYAPVFKDWQTL; encoded by the coding sequence ATGACACAAATTACTGCAAACGAGTTTATAAAAAATAATTCTAATTTAGATTTTGAAAGATTATTTACTACCACAACCATTAATCAGCTTAATGGTGTGCTTTTCCTTGAACATATTTCGCTTAGTCACTTGCCAATTCTTTTATCTAAAATTGCTTTAGAAAATATTGAACTTCTTGCGCGAAAAGCACATAACATTACCCTTAGGGATTTTGGGAAAGTTGTTTTTTTATACGCCCCGCTTTATGCCGCAAACTTTTGTGAAAATGAGTGTCTTTACTGCGGTTTTAAGGCGTCAAACAAAATAGTAAGGCGTAAGCTTGACGCAAGCGAGTTTAAAGAAGAGGCGATTGCTCTTAGCGCAAAAGGTATTAGAGATGTTTTATTGCTTAGCGGTGAGTCGCGCGTTAAAACGCCTCCAGAATATTTGGTGGAGTGCGTTAACACACTTAAAAAATATTTCTCATCAATTTCAATTGAAGTTTACCCGCTGCAAGAACTTGAGTATGCTCAGTTGATAAATGCTGGAGTTGACGGGCTTGCGATTTATCAGGAAACTTACGATGAAGTGGTTTATGAAAAAATGCATAAGGCAGGGCCAAAAAGAGATTTTCTTTATCGTTTAAATGCACCAGAGCGCGCATGTATGGCAGGTATTAGAAGCGTTAGCATGGGTGCTTTGCTTGGGCTTAGCAATCCTAAGAAAGATGTTTTTATGCTTGCGGCACATATATTGTATTTGCAAAGTAAATTCCCTTGGGTGGATTTTAGTTTTTCCTTACCAAGAATAAGGCCGCAAAGCGGCGGATACCAGCCCGATCACATTGTGTCGGACAAATTGTTTACACAGCTTTTATTGGCATTAAGAATAATGTTCCCAAGGGTTGGCATAAATATGTCTACACGCGAAAATGCTCAACTTAGAAAAAACCTTATTGGGCTTGGTGTAACAAGAATGTCGGCTGGTTCTAAAACTGAGGTTGGCGGTTATGCCTCGTGTGGAAAATCAGAAGGACAGTTTGAAATATCTGATGAGAGCAGTATTGAAGCAGTTTGTTCAACGATAACTGAGTGCGGCTATGCGCCAGTGTTTAAGGATTGGCAAACACTATAA
- a CDS encoding thiazole synthase yields the protein MDDFLLIGGKKISNRFFLGTGKFSSNELMRKAIEESKVEVVTVALRRVDGGGKNENILDFIPKRCIIMSNTSGARNADEAVRIARIAKAAGMGNWVKIEVISDAKYLLPDNFETIKATEILAKEGFVVMPYFNPDLMDARRLRDAGAATVMPLGSPIGTNKGLKTKEIIQIIVNEINLPVVVDAGIGRPSQAAEAMELGCAAVLANTAVALAQDPVKTAVAFSLGVQAGRYAFVAGIAQEKNVAEASSPLTGFLQD from the coding sequence ATGGATGATTTTCTTTTAATTGGTGGCAAAAAGATTTCAAACAGGTTTTTTTTAGGTACTGGTAAGTTTTCTTCTAATGAACTTATGCGCAAGGCAATTGAAGAATCTAAAGTTGAAGTTGTAACAGTTGCTTTAAGAAGGGTTGACGGTGGTGGTAAAAACGAAAATATTTTAGATTTTATTCCAAAGCGTTGCATAATTATGTCAAACACTTCAGGCGCAAGAAATGCCGATGAGGCAGTGCGTATTGCGCGTATTGCAAAGGCAGCCGGTATGGGCAATTGGGTGAAAATTGAAGTGATTTCAGATGCAAAGTATTTATTGCCAGATAATTTTGAAACAATAAAAGCCACTGAGATTCTTGCAAAAGAGGGTTTTGTGGTTATGCCGTATTTTAACCCCGACCTTATGGATGCTCGTCGTTTAAGAGACGCAGGTGCCGCAACTGTTATGCCGCTTGGTTCACCAATTGGTACAAACAAGGGTTTGAAAACAAAGGAAATTATTCAAATAATTGTAAATGAAATTAATTTGCCGGTTGTTGTTGATGCTGGTATTGGCAGGCCTTCGCAAGCGGCTGAGGCAATGGAACTTGGTTGTGCCGCAGTGCTTGCAAATACCGCTGTTGCCTTAGCACAAGACCCTGTAAAAACTGCTGTTGCTTTTTCATTAGGCGTACAAGCAGGAAGGTATGCTTTTGTTGCAGGTATTGCGCAAGAGAAAAATGTTGCAGAGGCATCTTCACCACTTACAGGATTTTTACAGGATTAA
- the thiS gene encoding sulfur carrier protein ThiS, whose amino-acid sequence MLIKLNGNAKEVADNITIESLLLQLGVKNNKAVFVEHNGKVLTEGELGVVLGKNDIVEVISFVGGG is encoded by the coding sequence ATGTTAATTAAATTAAATGGCAATGCAAAAGAAGTTGCAGATAATATAACAATTGAAAGTTTGCTTTTGCAGCTTGGTGTTAAAAACAATAAAGCTGTTTTTGTTGAGCATAATGGCAAGGTTTTAACTGAAGGTGAGCTTGGTGTTGTGCTTGGCAAAAATGACATAGTTGAAGTTATTTCATTTGTGGGCGGTGGTTAA
- a CDS encoding aminotransferase class I/II-fold pyridoxal phosphate-dependent enzyme encodes MPQISRRLDGFTESVIRATTRLSNKYGATNLSQGFPDFDPPQLLLDSLEKVAKIGPHQYAVTWGAENFRKALAIKQSRFMGIPINPDENIVVTCGSTEAMMVAMMTACNPGDKVIVFSPFYENYVADAILSGAEPIYVALNPPNFNFDKEELRAAFKKGAKALILCNPSNPSGKVFTNDELEYIAELAKEFDAYIITDEVYEHIVYAPNKHCYIAALPEMFERTISCSSLSKTYAITGWRLGYVIASKDVINGAKKVHDFLTVGAAAPLQEASVCALELPDSYYIDLQNKYTALKDKFLGYLDKAKLTYTKPQGAYYVLVDINPLGWNDDIKFSQWLIEEIGVAGVPGSSFFREPVKNLIRFHFAKKPETLDIAGEKLLKLAKK; translated from the coding sequence ATGCCACAAATAAGTAGGCGGCTTGATGGTTTTACCGAGTCGGTAATAAGGGCTACTACACGGCTTTCAAATAAATATGGTGCCACAAACCTATCACAGGGTTTTCCTGATTTTGACCCTCCTCAATTACTTTTAGATTCGTTAGAAAAAGTAGCGAAAATTGGTCCTCATCAATATGCTGTTACATGGGGTGCAGAAAACTTTAGAAAAGCACTTGCAATAAAACAATCAAGGTTTATGGGTATACCAATTAACCCAGATGAGAACATTGTTGTAACTTGCGGAAGCACAGAAGCAATGATGGTTGCAATGATGACTGCTTGTAACCCGGGCGATAAGGTAATAGTTTTTTCGCCTTTTTACGAAAACTATGTAGCCGATGCAATTTTATCTGGTGCAGAGCCAATATATGTTGCGCTTAATCCGCCTAATTTTAATTTTGACAAAGAAGAGTTGCGCGCAGCATTTAAAAAAGGCGCAAAAGCTCTGATACTTTGCAATCCTTCAAACCCAAGCGGGAAAGTATTTACTAATGATGAGCTTGAATACATTGCGGAGCTTGCAAAAGAGTTTGACGCATACATAATTACCGATGAAGTTTACGAGCACATAGTTTATGCGCCAAACAAACATTGCTATATTGCTGCACTGCCAGAAATGTTTGAAAGAACAATCTCTTGTAGTTCGTTATCTAAAACTTATGCCATAACGGGCTGGCGGCTTGGTTATGTAATTGCTTCAAAAGATGTAATTAATGGGGCAAAGAAAGTTCACGATTTTTTAACTGTTGGTGCCGCCGCACCATTGCAAGAGGCATCGGTTTGCGCGTTAGAGTTGCCAGACAGTTACTATATTGATTTACAAAACAAATACACAGCGCTTAAAGATAAGTTTTTAGGATATTTAGATAAAGCAAAGCTTACCTACACAAAGCCGCAAGGCGCATACTATGTTTTGGTGGATATAAACCCACTGGGTTGGAATGACGATATAAAATTTTCACAGTGGCTTATTGAAGAAATAGGTGTGGCTGGAGTTCCGGGCTCAAGTTTTTTCCGTGAGCCGGTCAAAAACTTAATTCGTTTTCATTTTGCCAAAAAGCCCGAAACACTTGATATTGCTGGTGAGAAGTTATTGAAGTTGGCAAAGAAATAA
- a CDS encoding DUF2062 domain-containing protein produces MAIGICAIFRLNYIAAVVGSFIIMNPLTIPFFWLLSAGVGGLIFAKDSKLIILEIKSGRVFASLGEITVIYIVGSLIVSIIVGVVSYIIVKDIFERRQKRIKA; encoded by the coding sequence TTGGCAATTGGCATTTGTGCAATTTTTCGGCTGAATTACATTGCTGCAGTTGTTGGGTCGTTTATAATAATGAACCCTCTAACCATTCCATTTTTTTGGCTTTTGAGTGCCGGTGTAGGCGGGCTTATTTTTGCGAAAGATTCAAAACTAATAATTTTAGAAATTAAAAGCGGCAGGGTTTTTGCTTCGCTTGGCGAAATAACAGTTATTTATATTGTAGGTAGCTTAATTGTAAGCATTATTGTTGGTGTTGTTTCATACATTATTGTTAAAGATATTTTTGAGCGTAGACAAAAAAGAATAAAAGCTTAG
- the rplM gene encoding 50S ribosomal protein L13: MTTKTYLPEINKIQRKWHFIDANGRVLGRLATEVATILRGKDKAFYTPNIDCGDFVVITNAAKVVLTGNKLEQKIDYTHSGYSGGDRHTKYKDLMATRPERAVKIAVKGMLPHNRLADRQIVRLKIFKGAEHTLQAQFANKVSK; encoded by the coding sequence ATGACAACTAAAACATACTTGCCAGAAATCAACAAAATTCAACGGAAATGGCACTTTATTGATGCGAACGGCAGAGTGCTTGGAAGACTTGCAACTGAAGTTGCAACTATATTGCGCGGCAAAGATAAAGCATTCTACACCCCAAACATTGATTGTGGCGACTTTGTTGTAATTACTAATGCCGCGAAAGTTGTACTTACCGGTAATAAACTTGAACAAAAAATTGACTACACACACTCTGGCTACTCGGGCGGAGATAGACACACAAAATATAAAGACCTTATGGCAACAAGACCAGAAAGAGCAGTTAAAATTGCAGTAAAAGGTATGTTGCCGCATAACCGCCTTGCTGACAGGCAAATTGTACGCCTTAAAATATTTAAAGGCGCGGAACACACCCTTCAGGCACAATTTGCAAATAAAGTGTCTAAATAG
- the rpsI gene encoding 30S ribosomal protein S9: MITIQATGRRKNASARVSVTAGSGKITVNGKTVDEFFGGALRQKKSLLQPLALLPSAKKYDIDIKTTGGGITGQADAAKMGISRAILKIEPSTKAALKKESLLTRDDRMVERKKPGRPKARKRFQFSKR, from the coding sequence ATGATAACAATTCAAGCAACGGGCCGTAGAAAAAATGCAAGCGCGCGAGTTAGCGTTACAGCGGGTAGCGGTAAAATTACCGTTAACGGCAAAACAGTAGATGAGTTTTTTGGCGGCGCTTTAAGACAGAAAAAAAGTTTGCTTCAACCATTAGCGCTTTTACCATCAGCTAAGAAGTATGACATTGATATTAAAACTACTGGCGGCGGCATAACAGGTCAGGCAGATGCGGCAAAGATGGGAATTTCAAGAGCAATACTTAAAATTGAACCAAGTACAAAGGCAGCACTTAAAAAAGAAAGCTTGCTTACCCGCGATGATAGAATGGTTGAAAGAAAAAAACCAGGAAGACCAAAAGCGCGCAAAAGATTCCAATTCTCTAAACGCTAA